The sequence GTGGCCAGAATGCCCGCGAGCGTCGATCTGGATGACTTGATCCAGGCGGGAATGATAGGGCTGCTAGATGCCGCGAGCCGCTACAAGGACGATCAGGGCGCGCAATTCGAAACCTATGCGAGCCAGCGCATTCGTGGCGCGATGCTCGACGAGCTGCGCAGCAGCGACTGGCTGCCGCGCAGCTTGCGACGCAATTCGCGCGAGGTGGAGCGGGCGGTGCAACAGGTTGAACAGCACGAAGGACGCGCGGCCAGCGAGAGCGAAATCGCCGGGCATCTGAAGATGCCGCTCAACGAATATCAGGCGCTATTGCAGGAGCTGCACGGCAGCCAGCTGATTTATTACGAAGACTTCGACCGCTCTGCTGACGACGAACCGTTTTTGGACCGCCATTGCTCGGACCCGGCTGACCCGCTTTCGGCGCTGCTCGACGAGAGCTTGCGCGGTGCGCTGGTCGAAGCGATTGAACGCTTGCCCGAGCGGGAAAAGCTGCTGATGTCGCTGTATTACGAGCACGGGATGAATCTGCGCGAGATTGGCGCGGTGATGGAAGTCAGTGAATCGCGTGTGTGCCAGTTGCACAGCCAGGCCGTGGCGCGTCTGCGTGGCCGCTTGCGCGATGCCGCGTGGGTTAGCGCGGATGCGGCGGCGGGGTAGCGGGTAACGCGTTGTTGAGTGGGGGGAGACGTCGCCTGGTGGCCCCCAAAAAAAGTTGAACAAACACGGTTACGCCGATCAAGCGATATTGATGCAACCGTGCTGTCTCAAGCCCCCTCCTAATTCCCCATGTAATCAAACAGCGACATACCCTGGATTTTCATAAAGCCCTGCTGCGCCGCCTGAAGTGAAAACTGCGCCAACGAATACTGGCTAATCGCAGCGGTCAAATTAGTCGTGGTCAGATCCGCCAGCGTGCTTTTGTTTTGCAGCGTGCTGGTTTGCGTCACTGCCTGCAACGCCATGATTTCCTGTTCCCGTCCGCCCACCGATGCCTGCACGGTCACGACGTTATTCATCGTGTTCTTCAGCTTGCCCATGCCTGTGCTCAACGCGTTAGTCAGGTTCGCTACCGCTGCTGGGCTGCCGGTTGGGGACTGAAGTGCTTTCACCACGTCATCAATATTGGCAAACACATCGGTGCCGGCCTGGGTCGCG is a genomic window of Paraburkholderia bonniea containing:
- a CDS encoding RNA polymerase sigma factor FliA, with protein sequence MYNAQGKISQADVLTQYAPLVRRLGLQLVARMPASVDLDDLIQAGMIGLLDAASRYKDDQGAQFETYASQRIRGAMLDELRSSDWLPRSLRRNSREVERAVQQVEQHEGRAASESEIAGHLKMPLNEYQALLQELHGSQLIYYEDFDRSADDEPFLDRHCSDPADPLSALLDESLRGALVEAIERLPEREKLLMSLYYEHGMNLREIGAVMEVSESRVCQLHSQAVARLRGRLRDAAWVSADAAAG